The DNA segment acaggtaactagtaactgttttggattacatttagaaagtaacctacccaaccctgcccCGGTGCCATGAAAACagggcaaccagtggagcacaaacaacattgtaaatacaaccaataTTAATCTGTTTACTTATCTTCCCCTACTATTCGTACTACAACTATTTGCATTGTTAAAAACACCGTAGCTGACAATATAACACTTGAAATGTCTACTTTTTTGAAACCTTTttgagtgcaatgtttactgttaatttataattgttattttgttgatgttgttttttgtttcttgtttatttcacttgctttagcaatgtaaacatgtttcccatacCAATTAAGCCCCTTTGAATTTAACTATATAGTTATGAACGGTCATGGCTAGAAGTGATCCAGCTTTTTTCAAATTAAAATTAGatatttttttgcattttagATAGCCCTAAACCTTAACCTAATTTTCCTGAaatgctacgttaattctcctagcTTGCTGCGGAAGTTGTAACCTACCACGACAAGTCAAATCTAACGTTCATATCAGAAAAACTGGATCTCTTTTAGCCATGACGGTGACTACCCTCTTCTCCGTGATGTCGCCATGGATACCGCTCAGCGTCTACTAGGAGCGTCGCGTTCGGCGTTGGTGATTGGTGAGATATTGTGTGGTGTATCATGGGAAAATTAAGTTGTTTGCAATCACAACCAAGTAAACAGAAGGGAAGAGGTGCGTGGAGACCTAGGTAAAAATATTAATATAAGCCAAATGTTTATTGGATAGTCTAGCTTGATGCTATTGCATTGCTAATGATAAGCAAAGCAGATAATTGTATGGattctaacgttagctagcatgcAAACAAGCTAGTAACTAGCTAATTTGCTAACTGTCAGTAAGTAAGTAGCTACTTCATACAGTGCTACGTAACGCGTTAGCTAGAGGATTAGCTAGCTGTCTGGGCCTTTTAACATAATTAATCTGAGCTGCAATAACAGTCTGCTAGGGCTGCTCGGCCCTGCAAATAGCTACGATAACTTTGAACCAGTATCTAACGCCCAGATCGCTCCGATTCAAATTCCCATTCACCAACTCTGCAAGCGTTATAATGTCAAAATACGTTCGTTAATCACGAAATATCGCTTCGCTTAGCAACTATCGTAATTTAGTCCCGTTACGGCTGGTATGTACTTCCCCAAAAAGGTCTAAATACAACATTTACAAGTAactgaaaaaaaatattattcGGCACCTCCAACAATCCCAATGGAAATCAATAATTACTACCACGCACAGGTAAGAAGTCTACAACAGCTCAATACAGTACATTGGAGGTGCCGAAGAGGAATTTTCCGGTTActtgtacatttttatttatacCTTTATTGGAAGTACATACTGGGCGATACGAGAGTAAATGAAGATGGTTGCTTAGCTCAACTCCATATATGGTGATCAACGAACGTATTTTGACGTTATAACGCTGGCAGAACTGGTGAATGGGGGTTCGAATCGGAGCTTCATGGGCGTTAGAGAGGTATCTAATGCACATATACTGGTTCACGATAACTTTAGTAATATGTGGGCAAGCTGGTGGGTCTTCGCAGCTCTGCTTTGGCTGACTGGAGTCAGACGTTTAGTAGCCATGCGTGTTTATCATAATGCTCGCTCGTCATAATGCTCGCTCGTCATAATGCTCGCTCGTCATAATGCTCGCTACATAGCTGCTCCAGTTTAACTCTGTCTCCATTCCTTATTTGTGACTGCACAATACATTAGAGTGAGTATCCACACAAAAAAGAAAATGGTTTGTGCTCCTTTAAAAACAATGTTTTTCACATGTTTGTATGATAACAGGGGGAAAGATGTCAAGCTTTCCTGCCTCCGCCTCCAAGAGTTTCAGCTCGACTCCTCTGAAGACTTACCAGGACAGCGGCAGGGAACTGCACCGATCCAAGAGTGTGGACTATGACTCAACAGGCGACTCCAcctactctctgctctcccccATCTACCATGACAGCTATGagagtgatgaggacctggctgCAGCTCACCACGTACATCAGATAGACACCTCAGCCACACAGAGTGATGACGCCAGACCCCTCTCACCCATCAGGTATGGTTGGTGTACACGAGCAGTGTTACCCAACTGGATTCAGCAGACCGTGAGCAACATTTTTGTTAGCGCCACTTGCTCTTTAGTGAGGGTCCCCCTCATCAACAAGCAATTAAAAAGGGTTGATGAAGCTAAACAATCTGATTAGACTGTTTCAATGGAAGTGCCACAGACAAAATAAAATATATGAATGAAGGGTACACAGAATTAGCTCTAGTAGGCTTAACTGAAGGGTTTGTGCTCAAAGTTATGCTCAGAGTTGAGCATGTGTGTTTCAGATATGATCCACAACAGAAGCCCCCAGAGAGGAGAGCAGTAACTGAGGCGGAGGATCCAGAGGCATCTCTCTCTGCCTGGGAGAGGTGGCTGGTCTGCAAAGCCAAAGAGGAGAGACTCAGAATAGAAAAGAAAGCAGAAGAGGTACGCTGCCGTATCTTTTTAGTTTCTTCTTCTGTTTGGCAACTCCTGTTAGCATTTGAGTCAGAACGTGATCATTTATGTTTTTCTAACATTTTATATTTTCCTTTCGGTAAATTAGGGTTGCAAATGTCTACACGTGAAGCAATTGAGTATGACTGTGGGACTGACAAGTGTTATTTGTTAGGAGCGCCTactgagggagaggaaggaggaacaggagagagagcagcagaagaAAAAGATGGTGGTGGAGGAGAAGATCCAGGAGTGGCTGCAGATGAAGAAAGAACAGGTTAAGAACTCTCCTTCTTTTGACTCGGTTATTAACAAAAGTCCCAGAGAGGAACCATGCAGTTTGTATGCTTTCTCATGCATACGTTATATCTGCACCTAAAGGGGTAAGTCATGTTTTTGTGATTGTTTGTCATCTCCAGGAGAAGCAGGAGAAATTTCTGAAGGAGAGCAAGGAGCAGGAGGAGATGCAGAGGCAGCGGCAGAAGCAGAGGGAGATTGAACAGAAAGCAGAGGAGAAGTACAGAGAGTGGCTACGGAGGAAGAACCTGgagaaaatggagagagagaggagagcgaaggTAGGTTCTTTCACAGTGGCCTTGTGGAATTATTCAGAGATGTATTCAGGACAGTAAACAAATTCAAAtctctgaaatgttttgttgCTTTGCTCTCTACATTAGTAGAGAGTTGTTGGAATAGATCGACATATTAGCCATTTTCTAAATATTcctgtgctctctctcttctgtcattGCTAACTAATCAGCAGCAACACAGAACTAAACCATGTAATTGAATTATACAGTAGTTTGTTACTCTGAATACAAGTTCATGTGGCAAATTCCTGGAAATGTCCATTTCAACATGCGTTTCAATGTTTCTGACCACGACTGCTTTGGTTTCCCTGGAAATTAGTTGTGAGGTGCTGAGATTGGGGCAATTGTGTTGTAACAGGAGGAGGCAGCCTGCAGAGAGGCTCAGGAGAGGGAgcgcagacagagagcagacgaAAACTTTAAGGAATGGCTTCGTGCCCAGGACAAGAGCCGACCCAGTCCCAATGCACCCGGCTGCCCGCGAGGTATCATAACGGTCTACACCTGGTTTAGGGTTGTTCAATCTCATATTCACCCCTGGAAAATGTCAATAAAAAATTTAAcaataagatgttttattgtcacacacATGTCGTTATACAGTCGTGCATGTATATTTAAAGCAAGTTTCGATTTTGTAAAGTAATTGTATTTTGTTTCTTCTCCCAGGTGGCTATGACAATGTAACGTACCCATCTCCCAGCTTCTACAACCCAATCCCATGGAAGCCCATCCACGTCCTGCCACCAGAGAAACCACCAGGGAAGAAGACTTCCCGCAGGAAACAGCCAAGTCAGCCCAAGTACCAGAACAGCCCCAGGATCCCATTCAGACTCAGAGACACTTTAAGCTCGGCAGCTCGCCTGCAGAGGAGATGACAGCTCCAGTAGAGGTTCACCTTGGACACAGATCTAGAGTACTATCCTCAGATCTAACCTCCGGGGAAACcacaaaactgaccttagatcagtgttttGGAGCTTTATGGTACTGTGAGAGGACACAGGGGAGGTGACCATGCTAATGTACataccagggatcatcaactttCTTGAGTGGATGATCAGGGGGCCGGAATATAATTTGTAGACCGCAAACTGACCGCAAGAAACCCAAACCGATATAACATTTGACTAAAaatataataatttcaaaccttgcttacatttgaattagatcacatacagtatatctctctTTTATGCATGTGAATATTTTGAAACAGATTGCCAAAAtttaaatcacttggagctgatttgctgatTGTTTtcagtcttatgtccaacaataataAAATCACCTGCGGGCTGCTAGTTGGTGAACCATGGtataggtatttctgtttttgatttttaatacatttgcaaaaaaatcttagcctgttttcgctttgtcattgtgtgtagattgatgaggaataactGTATTTAATCCagtttaaaataaggctgtaacgtaacaaaatgtggaaaaagtcaaggggtttgaatactttccgactgcaCTGTGTAGACTCAGCTGCaccattgactgtatgtttttatGTATTTCTTATCGAAAAGACATGTTGTGGTAGCGTTTTTTTTTTATGCCAGATTTGTATAGATTCTTAATTCTCAAAGAATATTTTATGATTCATGTGAAGcaaacaatttttttaaattctgttaCTTTCACTGACAACAATTTTTTTAATGACATGTACATTTTTGCATAGTTCAGGATGTCAATAAAACCTGTTTATTGTACTGTTTAGTTGTGGCTATTTATATTATGGCTATGGGCTGGatattttaattcattttagattCATCAACCTAAATGGATAGCAGACAAAGAGGGAGA comes from the Salvelinus namaycush isolate Seneca chromosome 21, SaNama_1.0, whole genome shotgun sequence genome and includes:
- the LOC120066121 gene encoding coiled-coil domain-containing protein 34-like; translated protein: MSSFPASASKSFSSTPLKTYQDSGRELHRSKSVDYDSTGDSTYSLLSPIYHDSYESDEDLAAAHHVHQIDTSATQSDDARPLSPIRYDPQQKPPERRAVTEAEDPEASLSAWERWLVCKAKEERLRIEKKAEEERLLRERKEEQEREQQKKKMVVEEKIQEWLQMKKEQEKQEKFLKESKEQEEMQRQRQKQREIEQKAEEKYREWLRRKNLEKMERERRAKEEAACREAQERERRQRADENFKEWLRAQDKSRPSPNAPGCPRGGYDNVTYPSPSFYNPIPWKPIHVLPPEKPPGKKTSRRKQPSQPKYQNSPRIPFRLRDTLSSAARLQRR